From Chryseobacterium joostei, the proteins below share one genomic window:
- the tgt gene encoding tRNA guanosine(34) transglycosylase Tgt, producing the protein MKFFNIEKTSEGKARAGEITTDHGKIQTPIFMPVGTVASVKTVHQRELKEDIKAQIILGNTYHLYLRPGMETMQDAGGLHKFMNWDLPILTDSGGFQVFSLASNRKMTEEGARFKSHIDGSYHMFSPERSMEIQRQIGADIFMAFDECTPYPCEYNQAKSSMELTHRWLKRCIDWTNDNPELYGHKQRLFPIVQGSTYSDLRKISAEVISEAGAEGNAIGGLSVGEPEEEMYRITDEVTDILPKEKPRYLMGVGTPWNILESIGLGIDMMDCVMPTRNARNAMLFTWQGVMNLKNEKWKRDFSPLDEFGTSFVDREYSKAYLRHLFVSKEYLAKQIASIHNLAFYLDLVKVGREHILAGDFYEWKNSVVPVLRQRL; encoded by the coding sequence ATGAAATTTTTTAATATAGAAAAAACCTCTGAAGGAAAAGCAAGGGCAGGGGAGATTACTACGGATCATGGAAAGATCCAAACTCCTATTTTTATGCCAGTGGGAACTGTTGCAAGTGTAAAAACAGTTCATCAGAGAGAATTAAAAGAAGACATTAAGGCCCAAATTATTTTGGGTAATACCTATCACCTTTACCTTCGTCCCGGTATGGAAACCATGCAGGATGCAGGAGGTCTGCATAAGTTTATGAATTGGGATCTTCCAATTCTTACAGACTCAGGAGGTTTTCAGGTTTTTTCATTGGCAAGCAACAGAAAAATGACAGAGGAAGGGGCTAGATTCAAGTCTCATATTGACGGAAGCTACCACATGTTTTCTCCGGAAAGATCTATGGAAATTCAAAGACAGATCGGAGCAGACATCTTCATGGCTTTTGATGAATGTACACCTTATCCTTGTGAATATAATCAGGCTAAATCATCAATGGAACTTACACACCGTTGGTTGAAAAGATGCATCGACTGGACCAATGATAATCCCGAGTTATATGGTCACAAACAACGACTTTTCCCTATTGTACAGGGATCTACCTATTCTGATCTAAGAAAAATATCTGCAGAGGTGATTTCTGAGGCTGGAGCTGAAGGAAATGCCATAGGTGGTCTTTCCGTAGGTGAGCCGGAAGAAGAAATGTACAGAATTACTGATGAAGTAACTGATATTCTTCCAAAAGAAAAGCCAAGATATCTGATGGGCGTAGGAACTCCTTGGAATATTTTGGAATCCATTGGATTAGGAATTGATATGATGGATTGCGTAATGCCTACAAGAAACGCGAGAAATGCTATGCTTTTCACTTGGCAGGGCGTGATGAACCTTAAAAATGAGAAATGGAAGCGCGATTTTTCGCCTCTTGACGAATTTGGAACCAGCTTTGTAGACCGAGAATATTCAAAAGCGTATCTTCGTCACTTATTTGTATCCAAAGAATATCTGGCAAAACAGATTGCTTCAATTCATAACCTTGCATTTTATCTTGACTTGGTTAAGGTGGGAAGAGAGCACATCCTAGCCGGAGACTTCTACGAATGGAAAAACTCTGTAGTACCGGTTCTTAGACAAAGACTGTAA
- a CDS encoding LptF/LptG family permease translates to MLKIVDRYIIKKYLGTFSFMLVLLSIVVLVIDVQQKIPRIENAKALDPKLDLVYFLIHFYPFWIVNLVVTFLSILVFITVIYFTSRMANNTEIVAIISSGASFHRFSKPYLYTSILIALVAMLVYHMVLPWANIKKNELEAYTYNAANKEKILGTAPASSQLSKTEYIFVDSWNKREKRGSSFVYQKFDKDRRMVYELKAGDVYWDNTKKQFVLNNYLEKTINKDNTEKLGSGIELRKNYGHSPEELFPNELLGQNKTTPELLKFIEREKARGNSNLNSYLNELHQRTSMPVSIIILTFLALSLSSQKKRGGLGINLAIGISLAFLFVFSFEALKVVSENKSLSPALAMWLPNLVFLPLTLYLYIKRANQ, encoded by the coding sequence ATGCTTAAAATTGTAGACAGATATATCATTAAAAAATACCTTGGAACTTTCAGTTTCATGCTAGTGCTATTGTCTATAGTGGTGCTTGTCATAGATGTACAGCAAAAGATCCCAAGGATAGAAAATGCAAAGGCGCTTGATCCAAAGCTTGATCTGGTGTATTTCCTGATTCATTTTTACCCTTTCTGGATCGTTAACCTTGTGGTGACATTCCTTTCCATTCTGGTGTTTATTACCGTTATTTACTTCACCTCAAGAATGGCCAATAATACGGAAATTGTAGCCATTATTAGTAGTGGAGCCAGTTTCCATAGGTTTTCAAAGCCTTATCTTTATACTTCAATCCTGATTGCACTGGTGGCAATGCTGGTATATCATATGGTTCTTCCTTGGGCTAATATCAAGAAAAACGAATTAGAGGCTTACACCTATAACGCGGCCAATAAAGAAAAAATTCTGGGGACAGCCCCTGCTTCCTCACAGCTTAGTAAAACGGAATATATTTTCGTAGACTCCTGGAATAAGAGAGAAAAAAGAGGATCCAGCTTTGTTTATCAGAAGTTTGATAAAGACAGAAGAATGGTGTACGAACTGAAAGCTGGTGATGTATATTGGGATAATACCAAAAAGCAGTTTGTTTTAAATAACTATCTTGAAAAAACTATCAATAAAGATAATACCGAAAAGTTAGGTAGTGGAATAGAGCTTAGGAAAAATTATGGACACTCACCAGAAGAACTTTTTCCCAACGAGCTTTTAGGACAAAACAAAACCACCCCTGAGCTGTTAAAATTTATTGAAAGAGAAAAAGCAAGAGGAAACAGTAACCTGAATTCTTATCTGAACGAGCTTCACCAAAGAACCTCAATGCCTGTTTCCATCATTATTCTTACCTTTTTAGCACTATCACTCTCTTCCCAAAAGAAAAGAGGAGGACTGGGAATCAACCTTGCGATAGGGATTTCACTGGCCTTTCTCTTTGTATTCTCCTTTGAAGCATTGAAGGTAGTGTCAGAAAATAAAAGTTTATCCCCGGCCTTGGCCATGTGGTTGCCGAATCTGGTGTTTCTTCCGCTTACCCTTTATCTTTATATCAAAAGAGCGAATCAGTAG
- a CDS encoding biotin--[acetyl-CoA-carboxylase] ligase, translating to MSQLFYLKECSSTNDEISKFLLYENSDFIGLHTFNQTKGRGQYGNVWTQTAGKNLAYTLAVNTHNILCSDFIFNYYTAIIVRDYLANLADYDVKIKWPNDIILKGKKIVGILIEKKKINQNNYFIIGTGINVLQDKFEAISNAGSLLTQTGLEFDLEDLTLNFHEFLCEKLKNIPSDQEILESFNKNLFRKDMISVFEIEKERQNGIIRNADDKGELWIELEDGMRSFYHKEVKLLY from the coding sequence ATGAGTCAACTATTCTACCTAAAAGAATGTTCTTCTACTAATGACGAAATATCAAAGTTTTTACTTTATGAAAATTCAGATTTTATTGGACTTCATACTTTCAACCAAACAAAAGGCCGTGGACAGTATGGAAATGTATGGACTCAAACTGCCGGAAAAAACCTGGCGTATACGCTGGCAGTGAATACTCACAACATTCTGTGCTCCGACTTTATATTCAATTATTATACCGCAATTATTGTCAGGGATTACCTTGCCAATTTGGCTGATTATGACGTAAAGATCAAGTGGCCGAATGATATTATCCTTAAAGGTAAAAAAATCGTCGGGATTTTGATTGAAAAGAAAAAAATTAATCAAAATAATTATTTTATTATCGGAACGGGTATCAACGTTCTTCAGGATAAATTTGAAGCAATATCCAATGCAGGATCGCTTCTAACGCAGACAGGGCTGGAATTTGACCTTGAAGATCTTACATTGAATTTTCATGAATTCTTATGTGAAAAACTGAAAAACATTCCATCTGACCAGGAAATTTTAGAAAGCTTCAACAAGAACCTTTTCAGAAAAGACATGATATCAGTCTTTGAGATTGAAAAAGAACGCCAAAATGGCATCATCCGAAATGCAGATGACAAAGGTGAACTTTGGATAGAACTGGAGGACGGAATGCGCTCTTTCTACCATAAAGAAGTAAAACTTCTCTACTGA
- the rsfS gene encoding ribosome silencing factor, whose protein sequence is MNKTAEKQALIDKIVEALQDIKAEDIMIFDLSKIENSVAETFVICSGNSNTQVAALAGGVEKKVRNDLKDRPWHVEGTENAMWVLMDYVSVVVHIFQKDVREYYDIEELWNDAVITKIENEF, encoded by the coding sequence ATGAATAAAACAGCAGAAAAACAAGCACTAATAGATAAAATCGTTGAAGCTCTTCAAGATATAAAGGCAGAAGATATTATGATCTTCGACCTTTCTAAAATTGAAAACTCAGTAGCGGAAACGTTCGTAATATGTAGCGGAAACTCAAATACACAGGTGGCAGCATTAGCAGGAGGTGTAGAGAAGAAAGTAAGAAACGACTTGAAAGATAGACCTTGGCATGTAGAGGGAACAGAAAATGCAATGTGGGTACTAATGGATTATGTTTCAGTAGTCGTTCATATATTTCAAAAAGATGTACGTGAGTACTACGATATAGAAGAGCTTTGGAATGACGCAGTCATTACCAAAATTGAAAATGAATTTTAA
- the ftsH gene encoding ATP-dependent zinc metalloprotease FtsH, with protein MNNKGFNWFFPIAIIALLLFFGSNFLGGDTAKSIDEDGFFREMQAGKVQNIIIYKDIEKADVFLTKEAKSAMVSKTAKENNPLSAFEMAPKADYSVKYGDLQLFLQKFEQVKATNPAIKTAKDYGTGKSPFADILVSALIWIAILGLFYFLLFRKMGGGGGPGGQIFSIGKSKAKLFDEKERIQVTFKDVAGLEGAKEEVQEVVDFLKNSEKYTKLGGKIPKGVLLVGPPGTGKTLLAKAVAGEAKVPFFSLSGSDFVEMFVGVGASRVRDLFAQAKAKSPAIIFIDEIDAIGRARGKNNFSGGNDERENTLNQLLTEMDGFGTDVNVIVMAATNRADILDKALMRAGRFDRSIYVDLPELHERKEIFDVHLKKIKLDDNVDRDFLAKQTPGFSGADIANVCNEAALIAARYNHTSVTKQDFLDAVDRIIGGLEKKNMAIKPSEKRRVAYHEAGHATISWLVEHASPLLKVTIVPRGRSLGAAWYLPEERQLTTTEQMLDEMCATLGGRAAEQVIFNNISTGALSDLETVTKRAQAMVTIYGLSPNIGNISYYDSSGQSEYNFGKPYSEETATKIDVEIKAIIENQYERAVRILTENKDKLDALANKLLEKEVIFREDLEEIFGKRAWDPELTEKPVTNTIPEKVVLETPQIKEKEEESEIQAPESPTQL; from the coding sequence ATGAATAATAAAGGATTCAACTGGTTCTTTCCTATTGCAATCATAGCTCTTTTGCTATTCTTTGGCTCCAATTTTCTAGGAGGAGATACTGCAAAATCTATTGATGAAGATGGTTTCTTTAGAGAAATGCAGGCGGGGAAAGTCCAAAATATAATTATATACAAAGACATAGAAAAAGCTGATGTTTTTCTTACCAAAGAAGCAAAATCAGCTATGGTCTCTAAAACCGCTAAGGAAAACAACCCGCTTTCAGCATTTGAAATGGCTCCTAAAGCAGATTACTCTGTGAAATATGGAGATCTTCAGCTTTTCCTTCAAAAATTTGAGCAGGTTAAAGCTACTAATCCAGCTATTAAAACAGCGAAGGACTATGGAACAGGTAAAAGCCCGTTCGCAGATATTCTTGTGTCTGCATTAATTTGGATTGCTATTTTAGGATTGTTCTATTTCCTTCTTTTCAGAAAGATGGGAGGTGGTGGAGGTCCTGGTGGACAAATCTTCTCAATCGGAAAATCAAAGGCTAAGCTTTTTGACGAAAAAGAAAGAATTCAGGTAACATTTAAAGATGTTGCAGGATTAGAAGGGGCTAAAGAAGAAGTTCAGGAAGTTGTAGATTTCTTGAAGAACTCTGAAAAATACACAAAGCTTGGTGGTAAAATCCCTAAAGGTGTACTTTTGGTAGGGCCTCCGGGAACAGGTAAAACCTTATTGGCAAAAGCTGTTGCAGGTGAAGCTAAGGTTCCTTTCTTTTCACTTTCAGGATCTGACTTTGTGGAAATGTTCGTTGGAGTAGGTGCTTCAAGAGTAAGAGACCTTTTTGCTCAGGCAAAAGCAAAATCTCCGGCCATTATCTTTATCGATGAGATTGATGCTATTGGACGTGCAAGAGGGAAAAATAATTTCTCTGGTGGAAACGATGAAAGAGAAAATACATTGAACCAGCTTCTTACTGAAATGGATGGCTTCGGAACAGATGTAAATGTAATTGTAATGGCTGCAACCAACAGAGCGGATATCCTTGATAAAGCTTTAATGAGAGCAGGACGTTTCGATCGTTCCATTTATGTGGATCTTCCGGAATTACATGAAAGAAAAGAAATTTTTGATGTTCATTTGAAGAAAATCAAGCTTGATGATAATGTTGACAGAGACTTCTTGGCAAAACAAACTCCAGGATTCAGTGGGGCAGATATTGCTAACGTTTGTAATGAAGCAGCATTAATCGCAGCAAGATATAATCATACTTCTGTTACAAAACAGGATTTCCTAGATGCTGTAGACAGAATCATCGGAGGTCTTGAAAAGAAAAATATGGCAATTAAGCCATCTGAGAAAAGAAGAGTGGCTTATCATGAAGCTGGTCATGCTACAATTTCTTGGTTGGTAGAACATGCATCTCCACTTTTAAAAGTAACGATTGTTCCAAGAGGACGTTCTCTGGGTGCTGCATGGTATCTTCCGGAAGAAAGACAGCTTACCACTACAGAGCAGATGTTGGATGAAATGTGTGCAACCTTAGGAGGTAGAGCCGCAGAGCAAGTGATCTTCAACAATATTTCAACAGGAGCACTTTCTGATTTGGAAACTGTAACGAAGAGAGCTCAGGCAATGGTTACCATCTATGGATTAAGCCCGAATATTGGTAATATTTCTTACTATGATAGCTCAGGTCAGTCTGAATATAATTTTGGGAAACCTTACTCTGAAGAAACAGCTACTAAAATTGATGTAGAGATTAAAGCAATCATCGAAAATCAATATGAGAGAGCAGTAAGAATTCTTACAGAAAATAAGGATAAACTTGATGCTTTAGCCAATAAGCTTTTAGAAAAAGAAGTTATCTTCCGTGAAGATTTAGAAGAAATTTTCGGAAAGAGAGCATGGGATCCTGAATTGACAGAGAAACCAGTTACTAATACTATTCCTGAAAAAGTGGTATTGGAAACTCCTCAGATAAAAGAAAAAGAGGAAGAAAGTGAAATACAGGCTCCAGAAAGCCCAACACAGCTTTAA
- a CDS encoding LUD domain-containing protein, with protein sequence MNLFKRIVSKLTNQPEEEDKQSLEKLGDSLKNADLDYKFAQLFTHSGGFFNYCADEAEALQTLNQIIKIEGIGNLFCWDKELQNFLNVVKSSYTSELQTSNDAAFITCEYLIAYDGRIMLSHNNILHYHSSRLPDKIIIIANVSQIVNNLNDAMGKIKRNGNIKNLTSISGSQSKMDSSSNSNTKLFLLLLED encoded by the coding sequence TTGAATTTATTCAAGAGGATTGTAAGCAAACTTACCAACCAGCCTGAGGAAGAGGACAAACAGAGCCTGGAGAAGCTTGGAGATTCGCTGAAAAATGCGGATCTTGACTATAAGTTTGCGCAATTATTTACGCATTCGGGGGGATTTTTTAATTATTGTGCAGATGAAGCGGAGGCTCTACAAACTTTAAATCAAATTATCAAGATAGAAGGTATTGGCAACCTTTTCTGTTGGGATAAGGAACTTCAAAACTTCTTGAACGTTGTGAAGTCTTCCTATACTTCAGAATTGCAGACATCCAATGACGCAGCATTCATCACTTGTGAATACCTGATTGCATATGATGGGAGAATTATGCTTTCCCACAATAATATTCTTCATTATCATTCTTCAAGGCTACCGGATAAGATTATCATCATAGCTAATGTTTCACAGATTGTAAACAACCTGAATGATGCCATGGGGAAAATAAAAAGAAACGGAAATATCAAGAACCTTACTTCCATAAGCGGCAGCCAGTCGAAAATGGATAGTTCTTCGAATTCCAATACAAAATTGTTTTTACTGCTGCTTGAAGATTAA
- a CDS encoding phosphatidate cytidylyltransferase, with the protein MDKNLIQRTISGLVYVAVIILCSTPLGAQLINNIFPGLIQQQYLYYGLISLLLIVGTWECVKIMKFGKGYEKWVVYPLVIFIFYVFSKRYFHHDFFFDFRLSEILALALIAIAVVTLFKFPNELYYDSGKLIFTVIYVALPFSFALGLPKFSSYNDTFTLEVLFLFVLIWSSDTFAYLVGKFFGKHKMAPKISPKKTWEGYIGGVVLTLVLSYFIEHYQPELRGNWMVVGFLVAAFAPLGDLVESQLKRTFGVKDSGNIIPGHGGVLDRLDSFIICVPVVYLYFILEKFI; encoded by the coding sequence TTGGACAAAAATCTCATTCAAAGAACCATTTCAGGTCTCGTTTATGTAGCTGTTATTATTCTTTGCTCGACTCCGTTAGGAGCACAACTCATCAATAACATTTTTCCTGGTCTTATTCAGCAACAATATCTTTATTATGGCTTGATAAGCCTTTTACTGATTGTAGGTACCTGGGAGTGTGTGAAAATTATGAAATTTGGTAAAGGATATGAAAAATGGGTAGTGTATCCATTGGTTATTTTTATCTTCTACGTCTTTTCGAAAAGATACTTCCATCACGATTTCTTTTTTGATTTTAGATTAAGTGAAATACTGGCACTTGCGCTCATTGCCATTGCTGTAGTTACTTTATTTAAATTTCCTAACGAATTATACTACGACAGCGGAAAATTGATTTTTACGGTCATTTATGTGGCTCTTCCGTTCAGTTTTGCACTAGGGTTACCAAAGTTCTCGAGCTATAATGATACCTTCACTTTGGAGGTTCTTTTCCTATTTGTGCTGATCTGGAGTAGTGATACCTTTGCGTATCTCGTTGGAAAGTTCTTTGGAAAACATAAAATGGCTCCTAAAATTTCCCCTAAAAAAACTTGGGAAGGATATATAGGCGGTGTGGTGTTAACGTTGGTTTTATCATACTTTATAGAGCATTATCAGCCGGAACTTCGTGGAAACTGGATGGTGGTAGGATTTTTAGTGGCTGCCTTTGCTCCGTTAGGAGATTTAGTAGAGAGCCAACTGAAGAGAACCTTTGGCGTAAAAGACAGTGGAAACATCATTCCGGGACATGGTGGAGTTTTAGATAGGCTGGATAGTTTCATAATCTGTGTTCCTGTCGTATATTTGTACTTTATTTTAGAAAAATTTATATAG
- a CDS encoding phosphatidylserine decarboxylase family protein, which yields MKLHRESKGTITVATILFIVLGALAIYFLKIWSLLIIMPLLVIYCLVFWFFRVPNRSILDHKENVIAPVDGKVVMIKEVEENEFVKGKAIQVSIFMSPLNVHICRYPVTGKVVYKKYHPGKYLVAWHEKSSTENERTTVAVETLTNHKVVFRQIAGYVARRIVFYCNEGDQAKAGHEFGFIKFGSRMDVFLPLDTEIVCKIGDITKGGLDVIAKLKD from the coding sequence ATGAAATTACATAGAGAATCAAAAGGAACCATTACTGTAGCAACCATACTTTTTATTGTATTGGGAGCTTTAGCGATTTACTTCCTTAAAATATGGTCCTTGTTGATCATCATGCCTTTGTTGGTTATTTACTGTCTGGTATTCTGGTTTTTCAGAGTTCCAAATCGTTCTATTCTTGACCACAAGGAAAACGTAATAGCTCCGGTTGACGGAAAAGTGGTAATGATTAAGGAAGTGGAAGAAAATGAGTTCGTAAAAGGAAAAGCGATTCAGGTTTCTATCTTCATGTCTCCACTGAACGTACATATTTGTAGATATCCGGTTACCGGAAAGGTGGTTTACAAAAAATACCATCCGGGGAAATATCTGGTAGCATGGCATGAAAAGTCTTCTACAGAGAATGAAAGAACTACGGTAGCTGTTGAAACTTTAACCAACCATAAAGTTGTTTTCAGACAGATTGCAGGATATGTGGCTAGAAGAATCGTATTCTATTGTAATGAGGGCGATCAGGCAAAAGCCGGACATGAGTTTGGATTTATTAAATTCGGTTCAAGAATGGACGTTTTCCTGCCTTTGGATACGGAAATCGTTTGTAAGATCGGAGACATTACTAAAGGAGGTTTAGATGTCATTGCTAAATTGAAAGATTAA
- a CDS encoding ABC transporter ATP-binding protein: MNEYKKILRFARPHQKYIYGSLFFNILYSVFQIASLGTILPVLGMLFGTIKPEKYETAPVYSGDITDFFTYIKEYSNYYVQALVKDHGSLTVLAWLCIITAFMFFLRNAFRYFGSLLLINYRVGVTKDLRGAMYRKILSLPVSFFTESRKGDMMSRMSNDVGEVEGGILGSLIELINAPFMLISTLVTLFFLSAEMTLFSLLVLPVMGTMIALIGKSLKKDSHEAQHELGTIFSIVDETLKSSKVIKIFNAEKIMDNRFMLSMNKWISSSINLGKKKELASPMSEFLGSITFLIIAWYGGKQIIVEQSISPADFLVFLGMFFQILPPAKSLSTSISNVQKGEASLKRVLDILDADVKIDEIAEPVSISTLQNNIEFKNIGFYYDKANLILKNFNLTIPKGKTVALVGQSGSGKTTIANLLARFYDVSEGEILIDGTDIKHLKLKEYRQLLGMVTQESVLFNDSVYNNILMGKPDATREEVIAAAKIANADDFISGLSEGYDTNIGDDGNKLSGGQKQRVSIARAVLKNPPIMILDEATSALDTESERFVQDALEKMMENRTSLVIAHRLSTIQKADWIVVMEKGTIVEQGTHHDLIAKKGMYNKLVELQNFD, translated from the coding sequence ATGAACGAGTATAAAAAAATTCTGAGGTTCGCGAGGCCCCATCAAAAATATATTTACGGAAGTTTATTTTTCAATATCCTGTACTCCGTATTTCAAATTGCTTCCCTGGGAACTATTTTACCGGTTTTAGGAATGCTTTTTGGCACTATTAAACCTGAGAAGTATGAAACAGCACCTGTATATTCCGGTGATATCACAGACTTCTTTACTTATATAAAAGAATACTCCAATTATTATGTACAGGCATTAGTAAAAGACCACGGTTCTCTTACCGTTCTTGCATGGCTGTGTATTATTACGGCTTTCATGTTCTTTTTAAGAAATGCTTTCAGATATTTTGGATCTTTGTTATTGATCAATTATCGTGTAGGAGTCACTAAGGATCTTCGTGGTGCAATGTATAGAAAAATACTATCCTTACCTGTTTCATTTTTTACGGAAAGCAGAAAAGGAGATATGATGTCTCGTATGTCTAATGATGTAGGTGAAGTGGAAGGAGGTATTCTGGGAAGTTTAATAGAATTGATTAACGCTCCTTTCATGTTAATCAGTACATTGGTTACTTTATTCTTTTTAAGTGCAGAAATGACACTTTTCTCCTTATTGGTTCTTCCGGTAATGGGAACAATGATTGCCTTGATCGGGAAAAGTCTTAAAAAAGACTCTCATGAAGCCCAGCACGAACTGGGAACTATATTTTCTATTGTAGATGAGACCTTAAAATCTTCTAAAGTCATTAAAATCTTTAATGCTGAAAAGATCATGGATAACCGCTTCATGCTATCCATGAACAAATGGATCTCAAGCTCAATTAATCTAGGTAAAAAGAAAGAACTGGCATCGCCAATGAGCGAATTTTTAGGGTCCATTACTTTCTTAATCATTGCTTGGTATGGAGGAAAACAAATTATTGTTGAACAAAGCATATCACCTGCTGACTTCCTTGTATTCCTTGGAATGTTCTTCCAGATTTTGCCGCCTGCAAAGAGTTTATCAACATCCATCTCCAATGTACAGAAAGGAGAAGCTTCTCTGAAAAGAGTACTGGACATTCTGGATGCTGATGTAAAAATAGATGAGATTGCAGAACCTGTTTCTATCTCAACTCTTCAGAATAATATTGAGTTCAAGAATATTGGATTCTATTACGATAAAGCCAATCTGATTCTTAAGAACTTTAACCTAACGATTCCAAAAGGTAAAACCGTGGCATTGGTAGGACAAAGTGGAAGTGGAAAAACAACTATTGCCAACCTTTTAGCAAGATTCTATGACGTTTCTGAGGGGGAAATCCTAATTGACGGAACAGATATCAAGCACTTAAAATTAAAAGAATACCGCCAACTTCTGGGAATGGTAACACAGGAATCTGTATTATTCAATGATTCTGTGTATAACAACATCCTGATGGGTAAACCTGATGCTACCAGGGAAGAAGTAATTGCTGCTGCTAAAATAGCCAATGCAGACGATTTCATTTCAGGTCTTTCTGAGGGGTATGACACCAATATCGGGGATGATGGAAATAAGCTTTCCGGAGGCCAGAAGCAAAGGGTTTCCATTGCAAGAGCCGTATTAAAGAATCCTCCAATTATGATTTTGGATGAAGCAACTTCAGCGTTGGACACAGAATCTGAAAGATTTGTACAGGACGCCCTGGAAAAAATGATGGAAAACAGAACTTCACTTGTTATTGCTCACCGACTTTCAACCATCCAAAAAGCAGACTGGATTGTAGTAATGGAAAAAGGAACCATTGTAGAACAAGGAACCCACCATGATCTTATTGCTAAAAAAGGCATGTATAACAAGCTTGTGGAGCTTCAGAACTTCGACTAA
- a CDS encoding M28 family peptidase: MKKITYLTLSLFSICTFAQEVSQERVKTIISTLASDEMKGREIGTPENDKAANYIASIFKENNLEYCTGNSYLIPFDYKGKTAYNVCGIKKGKSEKNLAFSGHFDHIGTSNSSEDNIYNGADDDASGITALTGISDYFKNKTPEFSMVFMAFNGEEKGMLGSRAISKDKNLDKIYNNMTALFNFEMVATESQWGKNALYMTGDGFSDLDELFNKNAVNGLKINADPYSEQQLFYRSDNVSFVKKKIIAHSFSTVDMSKATHYHQEKDDMSIVDIGNMTQIINNFGKTLDKLSPKNFAPKYNDQVKF; this comes from the coding sequence ATGAAAAAAATTACTTATCTCACTCTATCACTTTTCTCCATCTGTACTTTTGCACAGGAAGTATCACAAGAAAGGGTAAAAACCATAATTTCAACTCTGGCATCTGATGAAATGAAGGGCCGTGAAATCGGAACTCCTGAAAATGACAAGGCAGCCAATTATATAGCATCAATTTTCAAGGAAAATAATCTTGAGTATTGTACCGGAAATTCTTATTTGATTCCTTTTGACTATAAAGGAAAAACAGCCTACAATGTGTGTGGTATAAAAAAAGGCAAGTCAGAGAAAAACTTAGCTTTTTCAGGACATTTTGATCACATTGGAACCAGCAACAGCAGTGAAGATAATATTTATAATGGCGCTGATGATGACGCCAGCGGAATTACAGCTCTGACAGGCATTTCCGATTATTTTAAAAATAAAACACCTGAGTTTTCAATGGTTTTTATGGCCTTCAATGGTGAAGAGAAAGGAATGCTTGGATCAAGAGCTATTTCTAAAGACAAAAACCTTGATAAGATTTATAATAATATGACTGCCCTTTTCAATTTTGAAATGGTAGCTACAGAATCCCAATGGGGAAAAAATGCTTTATATATGACAGGAGACGGGTTTTCAGACCTTGATGAGCTGTTCAATAAAAATGCAGTGAACGGATTGAAGATTAATGCTGATCCTTATTCTGAACAACAATTATTTTATCGTTCAGATAATGTAAGTTTTGTAAAAAAGAAAATCATTGCCCATTCATTTTCAACGGTTGACATGTCTAAGGCAACTCATTATCATCAAGAAAAGGATGACATGAGCATTGTGGATATTGGTAACATGACTCAGATTATCAATAATTTTGGAAAAACACTGGATAAGTTAAGTCCTAAAAACTTTGCTCCAAAATATAATGATCAGGTGAAATTTTAA